Proteins encoded within one genomic window of Bemisia tabaci chromosome 2, PGI_BMITA_v3:
- the LOC109037813 gene encoding uncharacterized protein isoform X2 encodes MGDWRERWLALFYLLSVVFGSTCFVCMGIVWGYWAGALDQCSEELRDLHGTPIGRGGESCGCLLYGSSTFSGFVGSDTIVCRFLTFAHFPAVLVASAFALYHGYRVCIPHARLPPSAFPNGSLAHLDQNPKRNEVMYNPSTKPPLCYTAFAINGGLFAILLFVTAIVFTDGYYHSCAQYKQTVIKNIMATGNLARMIGERLSCSATFDFLDYMQPETSATWARGRAWSNTEHYYGAPGVINTTVLLNLTLVFAWAHFLVWLAVAVINVMAAMPRARTRRAPNAHPFALANTKLQPLNTDL; translated from the exons ATGGGGGACTGGCGGGAGCGGTGGTTGGCGCTGTTCTATCTGCTCAGCGTCGTCTTCGGCTCGACGTGCTTCGTCTGCATGGGCATCGTCTGGGGCTACTGGGCCGGGGCCCTGGACCAGTGCTCCGAGGAGCTGCGCGACCTCCACGGCACCCCGATCGGCCGCGGCGGCGAATCCTGCGGATGCCTCCTCTACGGCTCCTCCACCTTCTCCGGCTTCGTCGGCAGCGACACCATCGTCTGCCGCTTCCTCACCTTCGCCCACTTCCCGGCCGTCCTCGTCGCCTCCGCCTTCGCCCTCTACCACGGCTACCGCGTCTGCATCCCCCACGCCCGACTTCCGCCAAGCGCCTTCCCCAACGGCTCTCTCGCCCACCTCGATCAGAACCCCAAAAG GAATGAAGTAATGTACAATCCATCCACCAAGCCGCCGTTGTGCTACACAGCGTTTGCAATAAATGGTGGCCTTTTTGCAATTCTCCTTTTCGTTACGGCCATAGTATTCACCGACGGTTACTACCATTCTTGCGCTCAGTATAAACAAACCGTCATCAAAAATATCATG GCGACGGGGAACCTGGCACGGATGATCGGGGAGCGGCTGTCGTGCAGCGCGACGTTCGACTTCCTGGACTACATGCAGCCGGAGACCTCGGCGACGTGGGCGCGCGGCCGGGCCTGGAGCAACACGGAGCACTACTACGGGGCCCCGGGCGTCATCAACACCACCGTCCTCCTCAACCTCACGCTCGTCTTCGCCTGGGCCCACTTCCTCGTCTGGCTCGCAGTCGCAGTCATCAACGTCATGGCCGCCATGCCCAGGGCCCGCACCCGCAGGGCCCCCAATGCCCACCCCTTCGCCCTTGCCAACACCAAGCTCCAGCCTCTCAATACGGATCTCTGA
- the LOC109037813 gene encoding uncharacterized protein isoform X1 — MGDWRERWLALFYLLSVVFGSTCFVCMGIVWGYWAGALDQCSEELRDLHGTPIGRGGESCGCLLYGSSTFSGFVGSDTIVCRFLTFAHFPAVLVASAFALYHGYRVCIPHARLPPSAFPNGSLAHLDQNPKRRNEVMYNPSTKPPLCYTAFAINGGLFAILLFVTAIVFTDGYYHSCAQYKQTVIKNIMATGNLARMIGERLSCSATFDFLDYMQPETSATWARGRAWSNTEHYYGAPGVINTTVLLNLTLVFAWAHFLVWLAVAVINVMAAMPRARTRRAPNAHPFALANTKLQPLNTDL, encoded by the exons ATGGGGGACTGGCGGGAGCGGTGGTTGGCGCTGTTCTATCTGCTCAGCGTCGTCTTCGGCTCGACGTGCTTCGTCTGCATGGGCATCGTCTGGGGCTACTGGGCCGGGGCCCTGGACCAGTGCTCCGAGGAGCTGCGCGACCTCCACGGCACCCCGATCGGCCGCGGCGGCGAATCCTGCGGATGCCTCCTCTACGGCTCCTCCACCTTCTCCGGCTTCGTCGGCAGCGACACCATCGTCTGCCGCTTCCTCACCTTCGCCCACTTCCCGGCCGTCCTCGTCGCCTCCGCCTTCGCCCTCTACCACGGCTACCGCGTCTGCATCCCCCACGCCCGACTTCCGCCAAGCGCCTTCCCCAACGGCTCTCTCGCCCACCTCGATCAGAACCCCAAAAG AAGGAATGAAGTAATGTACAATCCATCCACCAAGCCGCCGTTGTGCTACACAGCGTTTGCAATAAATGGTGGCCTTTTTGCAATTCTCCTTTTCGTTACGGCCATAGTATTCACCGACGGTTACTACCATTCTTGCGCTCAGTATAAACAAACCGTCATCAAAAATATCATG GCGACGGGGAACCTGGCACGGATGATCGGGGAGCGGCTGTCGTGCAGCGCGACGTTCGACTTCCTGGACTACATGCAGCCGGAGACCTCGGCGACGTGGGCGCGCGGCCGGGCCTGGAGCAACACGGAGCACTACTACGGGGCCCCGGGCGTCATCAACACCACCGTCCTCCTCAACCTCACGCTCGTCTTCGCCTGGGCCCACTTCCTCGTCTGGCTCGCAGTCGCAGTCATCAACGTCATGGCCGCCATGCCCAGGGCCCGCACCCGCAGGGCCCCCAATGCCCACCCCTTCGCCCTTGCCAACACCAAGCTCCAGCCTCTCAATACGGATCTCTGA